In Aminobacterium sp. MB27-C1, a single genomic region encodes these proteins:
- a CDS encoding TRAP transporter small permease, which produces MRERSKAAVSLNQLIYFFERLSAWSAGALLVINVADILLGIFMRYVLKSSIVWTEEVARFSLVWLVMLGATGALCHGDHMVIDFVTPKLSRHIQRCILWIKFFITVGILSLVTYLGTVNALNMWKMKTLALNIPKTIPLLSVPVGFALLLSEVILLFVRSFFKQEERL; this is translated from the coding sequence ATGAGAGAAAGGTCGAAAGCCGCTGTTTCTCTGAATCAGTTAATATATTTCTTTGAGCGTCTCAGCGCCTGGAGTGCTGGGGCGCTTCTCGTTATTAATGTCGCCGATATTTTGTTAGGAATTTTTATGCGTTATGTCTTGAAAAGCTCTATTGTATGGACTGAAGAAGTAGCTCGTTTTTCCCTTGTATGGCTTGTAATGTTGGGAGCGACTGGAGCCCTTTGTCATGGCGATCATATGGTTATAGACTTTGTAACGCCAAAGCTTTCTCGACATATCCAAAGGTGTATTCTCTGGATAAAATTCTTTATCACCGTTGGGATTCTTTCTCTTGTTACCTATTTGGGAACTGTCAATGCCTTGAATATGTGGAAGATGAAGACTCTGGCTCTCAATATACCTAAGACAATTCCTCTTCTCTCTGTTCCTGTGGGTTTTGCATTGTTGTTATCGGAAGTCATTCTTCTATTTGTTCGATCTTTCTTTAAGCAGGAGGAGCGGTTGTAA